One Theropithecus gelada isolate Dixy chromosome 17, Tgel_1.0, whole genome shotgun sequence genomic region harbors:
- the CSNK1A1L gene encoding casein kinase I isoform X2: MANNSGSKAELVVGGKYKLVRKIGSGSFGDVYLGITTTNGEEVAVKLESQKTKHPQLLYESKLYTILQGGVGIPHMHWYGQEKDSNVLVMDLLGPSLEDLFNFCSRRFTMKTVLMLADQMISRIEYVHTKNFLHQDIKPDNFLMGTGRHCNKLFLIDFGLAKKYRDNRTRQHIPYREDKHLIGTVRYASINAHLGIEQSRRDDMESLGYVFMYFNRTSLPWQGLKAITKKQKYEKISEKKMSTPVEVLCKGFPAEFAMYLNYCRGLRFEEVPDYMYLRQLFRILFRTLNHQYDYTFDWTMLKQKAAQQAASSSGQGQQAQTPTEN; encoded by the exons ATGGCAAACAACAGCGGCTCCAAGGCCGAACTCGTTGTGGGAGGGAAATACAAACTGGTGCGGAAGATCGGGTCTGGCTCCTTCGGAGACGTTTATCTGGGGATCACCACCACCAACGGCGAGGAAGTAGCAGTGAAGCTGGAATCTCAGAAGACCAAGCACCCCCAGTTGTTATATGAGAGCAAACTCTACACGATTCTTCAAGGTGGGGTTGGCATCCCCCACATGCACTGGTATGGTCAGGAAAAAGACAGTAATGTGCTAGTCATGGACCTTCTGGGACCCAGCCTCGAAGACCTCTTTAATTTCTGTTCAAGAAGGTTCACCATGAAAACTGTACTTATGTTGGCCGACCAGATGATCAGCAGAATTGAATACGTGCATACAAAGAATTTTCTACACCAAGACATTAAACCAGATAACTTCCTGATGGGTACTGGGCGCCACTGTAACAAGTTGTTCCTTATTGATTTTGGTTTGGCCAAAAAGTACAGAGACAACAGGACCAGGCAACACATACCGTACAGAGAAGATAAACACCTCATTGGCACTGTCCGATATGCCAGCATCAATGCACATCTTGGTATTGAGCAGAGCCGCCGAGATGACATGGAATCCTTAGGCTacgttttcatgtattttaatagaACCAGCCTGCCGTGGCAAGGACTAAAGGctataacaaaaaaacaaaaatatgaaaaaattagtgAGAAGAAGATGTCCACCCCTGTTGAAGTTTTATGTAAGGGGTTTCCTGCAGAATTCGCCATGTACTTGAACTACTGTCGTGGGCTGCGCTTTGAGGAAGTCCCAGATTACATGTATCTGAGGCAGCTATTCCGCATTCTTTTCAGAACCCTGAACCACCAATATGACTACACATTTGATTGGACGATGTTAAAGCAGAAAGCAGCACAGCAGGCAGCCTCTTCCAGTGGGCAGGGTCAGCAGGCCCAAACCCCGACAG AAAACTAA
- the CSNK1A1L gene encoding casein kinase I isoform X1, translated as MANNSGSKAELVVGGKYKLVRKIGSGSFGDVYLGITTTNGEEVAVKLESQKTKHPQLLYESKLYTILQGGVGIPHMHWYGQEKDSNVLVMDLLGPSLEDLFNFCSRRFTMKTVLMLADQMISRIEYVHTKNFLHQDIKPDNFLMGTGRHCNKLFLIDFGLAKKYRDNRTRQHIPYREDKHLIGTVRYASINAHLGIEQSRRDDMESLGYVFMYFNRTSLPWQGLKAITKKQKYEKISEKKMSTPVEVLCKGFPAEFAMYLNYCRGLRFEEVPDYMYLRQLFRILFRTLNHQYDYTFDWTMLKQKAAQQAASSSGQGQQAQTPTGKQTEKNKNNVKEN; from the coding sequence ATGGCAAACAACAGCGGCTCCAAGGCCGAACTCGTTGTGGGAGGGAAATACAAACTGGTGCGGAAGATCGGGTCTGGCTCCTTCGGAGACGTTTATCTGGGGATCACCACCACCAACGGCGAGGAAGTAGCAGTGAAGCTGGAATCTCAGAAGACCAAGCACCCCCAGTTGTTATATGAGAGCAAACTCTACACGATTCTTCAAGGTGGGGTTGGCATCCCCCACATGCACTGGTATGGTCAGGAAAAAGACAGTAATGTGCTAGTCATGGACCTTCTGGGACCCAGCCTCGAAGACCTCTTTAATTTCTGTTCAAGAAGGTTCACCATGAAAACTGTACTTATGTTGGCCGACCAGATGATCAGCAGAATTGAATACGTGCATACAAAGAATTTTCTACACCAAGACATTAAACCAGATAACTTCCTGATGGGTACTGGGCGCCACTGTAACAAGTTGTTCCTTATTGATTTTGGTTTGGCCAAAAAGTACAGAGACAACAGGACCAGGCAACACATACCGTACAGAGAAGATAAACACCTCATTGGCACTGTCCGATATGCCAGCATCAATGCACATCTTGGTATTGAGCAGAGCCGCCGAGATGACATGGAATCCTTAGGCTacgttttcatgtattttaatagaACCAGCCTGCCGTGGCAAGGACTAAAGGctataacaaaaaaacaaaaatatgaaaaaattagtgAGAAGAAGATGTCCACCCCTGTTGAAGTTTTATGTAAGGGGTTTCCTGCAGAATTCGCCATGTACTTGAACTACTGTCGTGGGCTGCGCTTTGAGGAAGTCCCAGATTACATGTATCTGAGGCAGCTATTCCGCATTCTTTTCAGAACCCTGAACCACCAATATGACTACACATTTGATTGGACGATGTTAAAGCAGAAAGCAGCACAGCAGGCAGCCTCTTCCAGTGGGCAGGGTCAGCAGGCCCAAACCCCGACAGGCAagcaaactgaaaaaaacaagaataatgtGAAAGAAAACTAA